The following are encoded together in the Panicum virgatum strain AP13 chromosome 6K, P.virgatum_v5, whole genome shotgun sequence genome:
- the LOC120712783 gene encoding sulfofructose kinase-like isoform X4, with translation MASCANPLQLPTASLHALRRQAGRGVIPPPRPRRRPRSAAAAAMDSGGPSPVVLGCGAINVDYLATVASFPNPDDKIRSLELKVQGGGNTGNALTAAARLGLRPRIISKVANDAQGRNILSELQADGIDTSYILVAEDGNSPFTYIIVDQQTKTRTCIHTPGSPPLVPEELTKANLSSALDGADIVYFDVRLHDTALLVAEEASQRKIPILIDAERKREGLDELLNFASYVVCSAKFPQAWTGASSLPVALVSMLSRQPKIKFVIVTLGEKGCLMLERSMTDASEAGEIDAEALLESLQKKVDQSSTIPKCIASKSNLRISVDGVGSISGRLLLGTAEVIPPGELIDTTGAGDAFIGAVLYEISCDKVRNKLPVSYR, from the exons ATGGCGTCCTGCGCAAACCCGCTGCAGCTGCCCACCGCTTCTCTCCACGCTCTTCGTCGTCAAGCGGGCAGGGGGGTTATCCCGCCGCCTCGTCCGCGTCGCCGCCCccggagtgccgccgccgccgccatggactcCGGCGGCCCCAGCCCGGTCGTG CTCGGGTGCGGCGCCATCAACGTGGACTACCTGGCCACGGTGGCGTCCTTCCCCAACCCCGACGACAAGATCCGCAGCCTCGAGCTCAAGGTCCAGGGCGGCGGCAACACGGGCAACGCGCTCACCGCAGCTGCGCGACTCGGCCTCCGCCCCAGGATCATTTCCAAG GTAGCCAACGATGCTCAAGGAAGGAACATCCTCAGCGAGCTCCAAGCTGATGGCATCGACACATCCTACATTCTG GTCGCAGAGGACGGGAATTCACCCTTCACCTACATCATCGTTGATCAACAGAC GAAAACTCGTACTTGTATACACACTCCTGGTTCTCCACCCTTGGTGCCAGAAGAGCTCACGAAGGCAAATTTGTCTTCTGCTTTAGATGGAGCAGACATCGTCTACTTTGATGTACGATTGCATGACACTGCTTTGCTTGTTGCAGAAGAG GCAAGTCAAAGAAAAATCCCTATTTTGATTGATGCCGAAAGAAAGAGGGAGGGTTTGGACGAGCTTCTTAATTTTGCATCCTATGTTGTATGCTCTGCAAAATTTCCTCAG GCCTGGACAGGAGCTTCATCACTACCGGTTGCTTTAGTGTCCATGCTTTCAAGACAACCTAAAATCAAATTTGTTATTGTAACTCTGGGGGAGAAAGGTTGCTTGATGCTTGAGAGAAGCATGACAG ATGCTTCTGAGGCAGGGGAAATAGATGCAGAGGCTTTACTGGAATCACTACAGAAGAAAGTTGACCAGAGTTCTACTATACCGAAATGCATTGCTTCCAAG TCGAATTTGAGAATAAGCGTGGATGGAGTAGGCTCGATAAGTGGCAGGTTACTTCTAGGTACAGCTGAAGTTATACCACCTGGAGAGCTCATAGATACAACTGGCGCAGGAGATGCATTCATTGGAGCAGTTCTGTACG AAATCAGTTGTGACAAGGTAAGAAATAAGCTTCCTGTCTCATATCGATAA
- the LOC120712783 gene encoding sulfofructose kinase-like isoform X1: MASCANPLQLPTASLHALRRQAGRGVIPPPRPRRRPRSAAAAAMDSGGPSPVVLGCGAINVDYLATVASFPNPDDKIRSLELKVQGGGNTGNALTAAARLGLRPRIISKVANDAQGRNILSELQADGIDTSYILVAEDGNSPFTYIIVDQQTKTRTCIHTPGSPPLVPEELTKANLSSALDGADIVYFDVRLHDTALLVAEEASQRKIPILIDAERKREGLDELLNFASYVVCSAKFPQAWTGASSLPVALVSMLSRQPKIKFVIVTLGEKGCLMLERSMTDASEAGEIDAEALLESLQKKVDQSSTIPKCIASKSNLRISVDGVGSISGRLLLGTAEVIPPGELIDTTGAGDAFIGAVLYGLCTGMPPESMLPFAAQVRVCKICRLVAVAEVWELAAAFLIARTHAWLAIDQNWAELHPN; the protein is encoded by the exons ATGGCGTCCTGCGCAAACCCGCTGCAGCTGCCCACCGCTTCTCTCCACGCTCTTCGTCGTCAAGCGGGCAGGGGGGTTATCCCGCCGCCTCGTCCGCGTCGCCGCCCccggagtgccgccgccgccgccatggactcCGGCGGCCCCAGCCCGGTCGTG CTCGGGTGCGGCGCCATCAACGTGGACTACCTGGCCACGGTGGCGTCCTTCCCCAACCCCGACGACAAGATCCGCAGCCTCGAGCTCAAGGTCCAGGGCGGCGGCAACACGGGCAACGCGCTCACCGCAGCTGCGCGACTCGGCCTCCGCCCCAGGATCATTTCCAAG GTAGCCAACGATGCTCAAGGAAGGAACATCCTCAGCGAGCTCCAAGCTGATGGCATCGACACATCCTACATTCTG GTCGCAGAGGACGGGAATTCACCCTTCACCTACATCATCGTTGATCAACAGAC GAAAACTCGTACTTGTATACACACTCCTGGTTCTCCACCCTTGGTGCCAGAAGAGCTCACGAAGGCAAATTTGTCTTCTGCTTTAGATGGAGCAGACATCGTCTACTTTGATGTACGATTGCATGACACTGCTTTGCTTGTTGCAGAAGAG GCAAGTCAAAGAAAAATCCCTATTTTGATTGATGCCGAAAGAAAGAGGGAGGGTTTGGACGAGCTTCTTAATTTTGCATCCTATGTTGTATGCTCTGCAAAATTTCCTCAG GCCTGGACAGGAGCTTCATCACTACCGGTTGCTTTAGTGTCCATGCTTTCAAGACAACCTAAAATCAAATTTGTTATTGTAACTCTGGGGGAGAAAGGTTGCTTGATGCTTGAGAGAAGCATGACAG ATGCTTCTGAGGCAGGGGAAATAGATGCAGAGGCTTTACTGGAATCACTACAGAAGAAAGTTGACCAGAGTTCTACTATACCGAAATGCATTGCTTCCAAG TCGAATTTGAGAATAAGCGTGGATGGAGTAGGCTCGATAAGTGGCAGGTTACTTCTAGGTACAGCTGAAGTTATACCACCTGGAGAGCTCATAGATACAACTGGCGCAGGAGATGCATTCATTGGAGCAGTTCTGTACG GTTTATGCACCGGCATGCCACCAGAGAGCATGCTGCCTTTTGCAGCACAAGTG CGTGTGTGCAAAATTTGCAGGCTGGTTGCGGTTGCAGAGGTTTGGGAGCTCGCAGCAGCCTTCCTCATCGCACGGACCCACGCCTGGCTGGCTATTGATCAGAAttgggcagaacttcatccgaaTTAG
- the LOC120713519 gene encoding serine/threonine-protein kinase UCN-like, with the protein MDRIDCYSQRSWIVLLYLPCKPSSPLHSFGALPFPPLRSRGCSRSLFLAQRPPPQHFPAVHGVRTHGCPARPCRPPAMDIDLDRARALRVLGRGAMGTVFLVADGPSAASSRPDRYALKAFDKRSAKPDADRRARWEISVLSRLAHPHLPSLLGFTETDDLLAWAVPYCSGGDLNELRYSLPDRIFSPAAIRFYIAEIVSAIAELHAAGVVYRDLKPENVLLRADGHVVLTDFDLSRLLHHRPTSASSSTSPPPPPSHRGQNRRARVAARSDSSLVGHARSRPPQPWSAAPSPSPRQQLQNLVRYLMGSGSDGALAKKSKSARVSPVSRKPGSFGCSGAGAWGKSYSFVGTEEYVSPEMVRGEGHGFAVDWWAVGVLVYEMAFGRTPFKGQNRKETFRNVLHRELEFPGDIRRRMPELIDLVSRLLERDPRRRLGYAGGADEIREHPFFAGVAWDMLTEVSRPPYIPPPADEGLAAGEGFDVRDHFRNLHQPPPPKGTSDASSDFSSEF; encoded by the coding sequence ATGGATAGGATCGATTGCTACAGTCAGAGAAGTTGGATCGTCCTCCTATATCTTCCCTGCAAACCATCCTCGCCTCTCCATTCGTTTGGTGCCCTCCCCTTTCCTCCCTTGCGCTCGCGCGGTTGCTCCCGCTCGCTATTCTTAGCCCAGCGCCCGCCACCCCAACACTTCCCGGCCGTGCACGGCGTGCGAACCCACGGCTGCCCCGCGCGCCCGTGCCGGCCACCAGCCATGGACATCGACCTCGACCGGGCGCGCGCGCTGCGCGTCCTCGGCCGGGGCGCCATGGGCACCGTGTTCCTCGTCGCCGACGGCCCCTCGGCGGCCTCCTCGCGCCCCGACCGCTACGCTCTCAAGGCCTTCGACAAGCGCTCCGCCAAGCCCGACGCCGACCGCCGCGCGCGGTGGGAGATCAGCGTGCTCTCCCGCCTCGCGCACCCGCACCTCCCGTCCCTCCTCGGCTTCACCGAGACGGACGACCTCCTCGCCTGGGCCGTCCCCTACTGCTCCGGCGGCGACCTCAACGAGCTCCGCTACTCGCTCCCCGACCGCATCTTCTCCCCCGCCGCCATACGCTTCTACATTGCCGAGATCGTCTCCGCGATCGCCgagctccacgccgccggcgtcgtgTACCGCGACCTCAAGCCGGAGAACGTGCTCCTCCGCGCCGACGGCCACGTCGTCCTCACCGACTTCGACCTctcccgcctcctccaccaccggccCACGTCCGCGTCCTCGTCgacctcgccgcctccgccgccgtcgcaccgTGGCCAGAACCGCCGGGCGCGCGTCGCCGCCCGCAGCGACTCCTCCCTCGTCGGCCACGCCAGGTCCAGGCCCCCTCAGCCGTGGtccgcggcgccgtcgccgtcgccgcgccagcAGCTCCAGAACTTGGTCCGGTACCTGATGGGGTCGGGGAGCGACGGAGCCCTGGCCAAGAAGTCCAAGTCGGCGCGGGTGTCGCCGGTGAGCCGGAAGCCCGGGAGCTTCGgctgctccggcgccggcgcgtggGGCAAGTCCTACTCCTTCGTCGGCACGGAGGAGTACGTGTCGCCGGAGATGGTGCGCGGCGAGGGCCACGGGTTCGCCGTCGATTGGTGGGCCGTCGGCGTGCTGGTCTACGAGATGGCGTTCGGCCGGACGCCGTTCAAGGGCCAGAACCGGAAGGAGACGTTCCGGAACGTGCTGCACAGGGAGCTCGAGTTCCCGGGGGACATCCGGCGGCGGATGCCGGAGCTCATCGACCTCGTCTCGCGCCTGCTGGAGCGGGACCCGCGGAGGAGGCTCGGgtacgccggcggcgccgacgagatCCGCGAGCACCCGTTCTTTGCCGGCGTGGCGTGGGACATGCTCACGGAGGTGTCCCGGCCGCCCTACATCCCGCCACCGGCCGACGAGGGTCtcgcggccggcgaggggtTCGACGTGAGGGATCACTTCAGGAACCTTCACCAGCCACCCCCTCCGAAGGGCACGTCGGACGCCTCGTCGGACTTCTCGTCGGAGTTCTGA
- the LOC120712785 gene encoding 60S ribosomal protein L31-like, producing MAEKKGAAARKEEVVTREYTINLHKRLHGCTFKKKAPNAIKEIRKFAQKATGTTDVRVDVKLNKHIWSSGIRSVPRRVRVRIARRRNDEEDAKEELYSLVTAAEIPAEGLKGLGTKVIDEAD from the exons atggcggagaagaagggagcggcggcgaggaaggaggaggtggtcaccagggagtataccatCAACCTTCACAAGCGCCTCCACGGCTG CACATTCAAGAAGAAGGCACCCAATGCCATCAAGGAGATCAGGAAGTTTGCACAGAAGGCCACGGGCACCACCGATGTCCGGGTTGATGTGAAGCTGAACAAGCACATCTGGAGCAGCGGGATCAGAAGCGTTCCGCGGAGGGTGCGTGTGAGAATCGCCCGCAGGAGGAACGATGAGGAGGATGCCAAGGAGGAACTCTACTCCCTCGTCACCGCCGCTGAGATTCCTGCTGAGGGTTTGAAAGGGCTGGGAACCAAGGTCATCGACGAAGCGGATTAA
- the LOC120712782 gene encoding uncharacterized protein LOC120712782, whose protein sequence is MGARDNLEGREEKRGVGSDYVHARDSFSSQGESRVPRKLSKKETKENSPSTTKSSVSRLAQNKLQHKGLNNVQNKSQKQKKTVSAAKAVEVRKPDIARVPSLPPSELSEETDDIISDAGTIDDKGNEEAKEIDVLDEAPHCDQSTGTDDDIPDIEEKIVHHDKSVVGQGNEESASRIDKLEQELREVAALEVSLYSVVPEHGSSAHKLHTPARRLSRLYIHASKFWSADKRASVAKNIASGLVLVAKSSSNDASRLTFWLSNTVVVREIIAQAFGVSRVNPMMMTMTMNMNGGAKNLDGKPMTMLWRNSSNGKQAKLAAMQMPDDWQETSTFLASLEKIESWIFSRIVDTVWWQALTPHMQTPAEGSSTPKAGRVSGPALGDQQQGTFSVNLWKAAFHDAFSRMCPLRAGGHECGCLPVLAKLVMEQCVARLDVAMFNAILRESANEIPTDPISDPIVDPKVLPIPAGDLSFGSGAQLKNSIGNWSRWLTDKFGIDDDDSDIGNDDDDERRGAAKSKSFQLLNELSDLLMLPKDMLLEKSIRKEVCPSIGLQLVTRILCNFTPDEFCPDPVPSTVLEELNSESLLERCTNKDVLSTFPCIAAPVVYRAPSTSDAAEKVADIGGGSKLDRKASMVQRRGYTSDDDLDDLDSPLASLIDRSAPPSPSNGVAHFSAQRGASLENVRYTLLREVWSERR, encoded by the exons ATGGGTGCTAGAGATAATTTGGAagggagagaagagaagagggGGGTTGGATCAGATTATGTGCATGCTAGGGACTCCTTTTCATCACAAGGAGAATCTCGGGTTCCAAGGAAGCTCAGTAAAAAGGAGACTAAAGAAAATAGCCCCAGCACAACCAAAAGCAGCGTTAGCCGTCTAGCTCAAAATAAGCTGCAACATAAAGGATTAAACAATGTTCAGAACAAATCTCAGAAGCAAAAGAAAACAGTTAGCGCTGCTAAAGCTGTTGAAGTTAGAAAGCCAGACATTGCCAGAGTTCCTTCTCTCCCTCCATCAGAATTGTCTGAGGAAACGGATGATATAATCAGCGATGCTGGAACCATTGACGATAAAGGCAATGAAGAGGCCAAGGAGATCGATGTGTTAGATGAAGCTCCTCACTGTGATCAGAGTACTGGCACTGATGATGATATTCCTGATATTGAAGAGAAGATAGTCCATCATGACAAATCAGTTGTAGGTCAAGGGAATGAGGAATCAGCATCAAGAATTGACAAGTTGGAACAAGAACTTCGTGAAGTTGCTGCTCTCGAAGTTTCTCTATACTCTGTTGTGCCCGAGCATGGAAGTTCAGCACATAAGTTGCATACCCCAGCTCGGCGTCTCTCTAGGCTATATATTCATGCATCCAAGTTTTGGTCCGCTGACAAGAGAGCTTCAGTAGCAAAAAACATTGCTTCTGGCCTCGTGCTTGTTGCAAAGTCCAGTAGCAATGATGCTTCAAG ATTGACATTCTGGCTGTCCAACACAGTTGTCGTCAGGGAGATCATTGCACAAGCATTTGGTGTCTCACGTGTGAATCCAATGATGATGACCATGACCATGAACATGAATGGTGGTGCCAAAAATCTTGATGGGAAACCTATGACAATGCTATGGAGAAACAGCTCCAATGGCAAGCAAGCCAAACTTGCTGCGATGCAGATGCCAGATGATTGGCAGGAAACAAGTACATTTTTGGCTTCATTAGAGAAGATTGAATCTTGGATATTTTCTCGGATTGTTGATACAGTGTGGTGGCAG GCACTTACTCCTCACATGCAAACGCCGGCTGAAGGTTCATCTACTCCAAAGGCTGGCAGAGTGTCAGGTCCTGCTTTGGGTGACCAGCAGCAGGGCACCTTTTCTGTTAACCTGTGGAAGGCTGCATTTCATGATGCATTCAGTAGAATGTGCCCTCTCCGTGCTGGAGGACATGAGTGTGGCTGTTTACCAGTATTGGCAAAATTG GTGATGGAGCAATGTGTAGCCCGTTTGGATGTTGCAATGTTTAATGCCATCCTTCGTGAATCAGCAAATGAGATACCAACTGATCCTATATCTGACCCGATTGTTGACCCAAAAGTTCTACCAATCCCAGCTGGTGATCTAAGCTTTGGTTCAGGCGCACAGCTGAAGAACTCT ATTGGAAACTGGTCAAGATGGTTGACGGATAAATTTGGCATTGACGATGATGATTCGGACATAGGAAACGATGACGATGATGAAAGAAGAGGTGCAGCAAAATCAAAATCATTTCAACTGCTTAATGAATTGAGTGATCTCCTGATGCTACCAAAGGACATGCTTCTTGAAAAATCTATCAGGAAAGAG GTCTGCCCCTCAATTGGCCTTCAGTTAGTGACAAGAATCCTGTGCAACTTCACACCTGATGAGTTCTGTCCTGATCCTGTTCCAAGCACAGTCTTAGAGGAGCTGAATTCAGAG AGCTTGCTGGAGCGATGCACCAACAAAGATGTGCTCAGCACATTTCCATGCATTGCTGCTCCTGTTGTGTACCGGGCACCTTCGACATCAGATGCGGCAGAGAAAGTGGCAGACATAGGAGGCGGCTCAAAGCTCGATAGGAAAGCCTCAATGGTACAGAGGAGAGGGTACACCAGCGACGACGACCTGGATGACCTGGACTCCCCTCTTGCATCCCTAATTGACAGGAGTGCTCCACCTTCACCATCAAATGGTGTTGCACATTTCAGTGCTCAGAGAGGAGCTTCCTTGGAGAACGTAAGATACACTCTCCTAAGAGAAGTATGGTCGGAGCGGCGGTGA
- the LOC120712783 gene encoding ribokinase-like isoform X3 produces MASCANPLQLPTASLHALRRQAGRGVIPPPRPRRRPRSAAAAAMDSGGPSPVVLGCGAINVDYLATVASFPNPDDKIRSLELKVQGGGNTGNALTAAARLGLRPRIISKVANDAQGRNILSELQADGIDTSYILVAEDGNSPFTYIIVDQQTKTRTCIHTPGSPPLVPEELTKANLSSALDGADIVYFDVRLHDTALLVAEEASQRKIPILIDAERKREGLDELLNFASYVVCSAKFPQAWTGASSLPVALVSMLSRQPKIKFVIVTLGEKGCLMLERSMTDASEAGEIDAEALLESLQKKVDQSSTIPKCIASKSNLRISVDGVGSISGRLLLGTAEVIPPGELIDTTGAGDAFIGAVLYGLCTGMPPESMLPFAAQVAGCGCRGLGARSSLPHRTDPRLAGY; encoded by the exons ATGGCGTCCTGCGCAAACCCGCTGCAGCTGCCCACCGCTTCTCTCCACGCTCTTCGTCGTCAAGCGGGCAGGGGGGTTATCCCGCCGCCTCGTCCGCGTCGCCGCCCccggagtgccgccgccgccgccatggactcCGGCGGCCCCAGCCCGGTCGTG CTCGGGTGCGGCGCCATCAACGTGGACTACCTGGCCACGGTGGCGTCCTTCCCCAACCCCGACGACAAGATCCGCAGCCTCGAGCTCAAGGTCCAGGGCGGCGGCAACACGGGCAACGCGCTCACCGCAGCTGCGCGACTCGGCCTCCGCCCCAGGATCATTTCCAAG GTAGCCAACGATGCTCAAGGAAGGAACATCCTCAGCGAGCTCCAAGCTGATGGCATCGACACATCCTACATTCTG GTCGCAGAGGACGGGAATTCACCCTTCACCTACATCATCGTTGATCAACAGAC GAAAACTCGTACTTGTATACACACTCCTGGTTCTCCACCCTTGGTGCCAGAAGAGCTCACGAAGGCAAATTTGTCTTCTGCTTTAGATGGAGCAGACATCGTCTACTTTGATGTACGATTGCATGACACTGCTTTGCTTGTTGCAGAAGAG GCAAGTCAAAGAAAAATCCCTATTTTGATTGATGCCGAAAGAAAGAGGGAGGGTTTGGACGAGCTTCTTAATTTTGCATCCTATGTTGTATGCTCTGCAAAATTTCCTCAG GCCTGGACAGGAGCTTCATCACTACCGGTTGCTTTAGTGTCCATGCTTTCAAGACAACCTAAAATCAAATTTGTTATTGTAACTCTGGGGGAGAAAGGTTGCTTGATGCTTGAGAGAAGCATGACAG ATGCTTCTGAGGCAGGGGAAATAGATGCAGAGGCTTTACTGGAATCACTACAGAAGAAAGTTGACCAGAGTTCTACTATACCGAAATGCATTGCTTCCAAG TCGAATTTGAGAATAAGCGTGGATGGAGTAGGCTCGATAAGTGGCAGGTTACTTCTAGGTACAGCTGAAGTTATACCACCTGGAGAGCTCATAGATACAACTGGCGCAGGAGATGCATTCATTGGAGCAGTTCTGTACG GTTTATGCACCGGCATGCCACCAGAGAGCATGCTGCCTTTTGCAGCACAAGTG GCTGGTTGCGGTTGCAGAGGTTTGGGAGCTCGCAGCAGCCTTCCTCATCGCACGGACCCACGCCTGGCTGGCTATTGA
- the LOC120712783 gene encoding sulfofructose kinase-like isoform X2, with protein MASCANPLQLPTASLHALRRQAGRGVIPPPRPRRRPRSAAAAAMDSGGPSPVVLGCGAINVDYLATVASFPNPDDKIRSLELKVQGGGNTGNALTAAARLGLRPRIISKVANDAQGRNILSELQADGIDTSYILVAEDGNSPFTYIIVDQQTKTRTCIHTPGSPPLVPEELTKANLSSALDGADIVYFDVRLHDTALLVAEEASQRKIPILIDAERKREGLDELLNFASYVVCSAKFPQAWTGASSLPVALVSMLSRQPKIKFVIVTLGEKGCLMLERSMTGEIDAEALLESLQKKVDQSSTIPKCIASKSNLRISVDGVGSISGRLLLGTAEVIPPGELIDTTGAGDAFIGAVLYGLCTGMPPESMLPFAAQVRVCKICRLVAVAEVWELAAAFLIARTHAWLAIDQNWAELHPN; from the exons ATGGCGTCCTGCGCAAACCCGCTGCAGCTGCCCACCGCTTCTCTCCACGCTCTTCGTCGTCAAGCGGGCAGGGGGGTTATCCCGCCGCCTCGTCCGCGTCGCCGCCCccggagtgccgccgccgccgccatggactcCGGCGGCCCCAGCCCGGTCGTG CTCGGGTGCGGCGCCATCAACGTGGACTACCTGGCCACGGTGGCGTCCTTCCCCAACCCCGACGACAAGATCCGCAGCCTCGAGCTCAAGGTCCAGGGCGGCGGCAACACGGGCAACGCGCTCACCGCAGCTGCGCGACTCGGCCTCCGCCCCAGGATCATTTCCAAG GTAGCCAACGATGCTCAAGGAAGGAACATCCTCAGCGAGCTCCAAGCTGATGGCATCGACACATCCTACATTCTG GTCGCAGAGGACGGGAATTCACCCTTCACCTACATCATCGTTGATCAACAGAC GAAAACTCGTACTTGTATACACACTCCTGGTTCTCCACCCTTGGTGCCAGAAGAGCTCACGAAGGCAAATTTGTCTTCTGCTTTAGATGGAGCAGACATCGTCTACTTTGATGTACGATTGCATGACACTGCTTTGCTTGTTGCAGAAGAG GCAAGTCAAAGAAAAATCCCTATTTTGATTGATGCCGAAAGAAAGAGGGAGGGTTTGGACGAGCTTCTTAATTTTGCATCCTATGTTGTATGCTCTGCAAAATTTCCTCAG GCCTGGACAGGAGCTTCATCACTACCGGTTGCTTTAGTGTCCATGCTTTCAAGACAACCTAAAATCAAATTTGTTATTGTAACTCTGGGGGAGAAAGGTTGCTTGATGCTTGAGAGAAGCATGACAG GGGAAATAGATGCAGAGGCTTTACTGGAATCACTACAGAAGAAAGTTGACCAGAGTTCTACTATACCGAAATGCATTGCTTCCAAG TCGAATTTGAGAATAAGCGTGGATGGAGTAGGCTCGATAAGTGGCAGGTTACTTCTAGGTACAGCTGAAGTTATACCACCTGGAGAGCTCATAGATACAACTGGCGCAGGAGATGCATTCATTGGAGCAGTTCTGTACG GTTTATGCACCGGCATGCCACCAGAGAGCATGCTGCCTTTTGCAGCACAAGTG CGTGTGTGCAAAATTTGCAGGCTGGTTGCGGTTGCAGAGGTTTGGGAGCTCGCAGCAGCCTTCCTCATCGCACGGACCCACGCCTGGCTGGCTATTGATCAGAAttgggcagaacttcatccgaaTTAG